The stretch of DNA TTTAAAATTTTTCAGGAATTTAAATGCTGCATGATGTTATTGATTTTATAGTTGCGAGCGTAAGTAGCTGGGGTTATGCTGGCATATTTGTGATGATGTTTTTAGAAAGCTCATTTTTTCCATTTCCAAGCGAGGTAGCGATGATACCAGCTGGTTATTTGGCACATAAAGGTGAAATGAGTTTAATTTTGGCCTTTCTTGCAGGTACGCTCGGTAGCTTACTTGGAGCTATTTTTAACTATTATCTTTGCTACTTTTTTGGACGTGAGATCGTTTTAAAATACGGCAAATTTGTGGGAATTACTCACGAAAAAATGGATAAATTTGAAGCATTTTTCAATAAACACGGCGAAATTTCTACATTTAACTCACGTCTGATTCCTGGCATTCGCCAATACATCAGCCTACCAGCCGGACTTGCTAAGATGAATATATTTAGATTTTGTCTATTTACCACACTTGGAGCTGGGATTTGGTGTGCTGTTTTGCTTGGAGTTGGCTATTTTCTAGGTTCAAATCCTAGCAAACAAACACTTTTAATAATCACGATCGCTCTTTTGGCTGTTGTTGCAGTAATAAGTGTGGTTTATATAATAAGGCAAAGAAAAGCCTAAATACATATAAAAATATGTAAAATTTAGTGTATTTTATAAAATTTTTACTTGTGATATTTAGTTAGATTTAACCTAACAAATCGCCCTCATCTTCTCTAATCTAGCTAAATTCCTTGAAATTTTATCTAGCTCAAATTTACTGAATACTTCATCACCAGAATAGAAGAATCTAACTTTTGGGGCTTTATTTAAAGTAGAAATTTTTATTCCAAGCTCACTTATAAGGCGGTTTATTGTCCCTTCGTTGCCATCAATTATGCTTATATTTGGCGGCAAAATTTCTCTTAGACTATCTTTAAAATAGTTAAAGTGCGTGCAGCCAAGCACCAAAAAGCTAAATTTGCTTAGATCAAATTTAGCTAACTCTTCTTTTAGATATGATTTTACATTCTCGGTGTCAAATTCCCCATTTTCAGCAAAATTTACAAGGCGTGGTAGAGCGAGCAGCTCAGTTTTATCTTTTGCGTGTAAATTTGCGATCAGCTCTTTTAGTTTTGCACCATTTACGGTGACCGGAGTGGCTATGACAAGCGTCTTTAAGGCATCATTATGGCTTAAGTCATGAGCTTTTTTTACAGCTGGCTCCATGCCGATTATGGGTACATTTAAATTTGCTCTAAGCTCTTTTATCGCCACGCTTGTTGCCGTATTACAAGCTACTACAACGGCGTTTGCGCCATTTTCTATGAGAAATTTCACCGCATCAAAGCTAAATTTTAAGATCTCATCCCTGCTCTTTTGTCCGTATGGGACATTTTTAACGTCTGCGTAATATAAAAATTCATGCTCGCTAAGCTTGCTTAAAGCTTCATTTAAGACACTCAGTCCGCCAAGTCCTGAGTCAAATATACCTATCTTCATGCCCATCCTTAAAGCCTGCAATTATAGCAAATAATATCTTTGTAAGCCGTTTTTTATTATACTTTGGCACTTTTTAAACTTGGAGTTAAATTTTGGCAGTTGATAAGATCATTTTCTATCTTTGTTCGACTTTGATCGCTATAAGCATTATTTTTTCACTATCTTTGCCAGTTTTTACAGTTTTATTTTTTAATTACGACGAGTTTCACTTTTTCATCCGCCAGTTTGTTGTTGGTTGTATCGGAATTTTCATTATGTGGTGGCTCTCTAGGCTCAATCCTGAAAAGACGCTTGTTTGGATAGGGTTTGGCCTTCTTATATCTTGCGGTATCGCCATGGGGCTAATGCATGCATTGCCAGCTTCAATGGTAACTGATGCTGGTGGTGCCAGGCGTTGGATAAGGCTACCTGGTTTTTCACTAGCTCCAGTTGAGTTTTTTAAAATCGGTTTTGTCTACTTCTTGGCTTGGAGTTTTACTAGAAAATTTAGTGAAGGCAAAAGGACCCTGCTAGATGAGATTAAGATACTTATGCCTTATA from Campylobacter concisus encodes:
- a CDS encoding DedA family protein, yielding MLHDVIDFIVASVSSWGYAGIFVMMFLESSFFPFPSEVAMIPAGYLAHKGEMSLILAFLAGTLGSLLGAIFNYYLCYFFGREIVLKYGKFVGITHEKMDKFEAFFNKHGEISTFNSRLIPGIRQYISLPAGLAKMNIFRFCLFTTLGAGIWCAVLLGVGYFLGSNPSKQTLLIITIALLAVVAVISVVYIIRQRKA
- the murI gene encoding glutamate racemase, translating into MKIGIFDSGLGGLSVLNEALSKLSEHEFLYYADVKNVPYGQKSRDEILKFSFDAVKFLIENGANAVVVACNTATSVAIKELRANLNVPIIGMEPAVKKAHDLSHNDALKTLVIATPVTVNGAKLKELIANLHAKDKTELLALPRLVNFAENGEFDTENVKSYLKEELAKFDLSKFSFLVLGCTHFNYFKDSLREILPPNISIIDGNEGTINRLISELGIKISTLNKAPKVRFFYSGDEVFSKFELDKISRNLARLEKMRAIC